The following proteins come from a genomic window of Gossypium raimondii isolate GPD5lz chromosome 5, ASM2569854v1, whole genome shotgun sequence:
- the LOC105769800 gene encoding PH, RCC1 and FYVE domains-containing protein 1 isoform X3, whose amino-acid sequence MADLVSYGNAQREIHQGLIALKKGAQLLKYGRKGRPKFCPFRISNDETSLIWITSNGERSLKLAAISKIIPGQRTAVFQRYLRPEKDYLSFSLIYNNGKRSLDLICKDKVEAEVWIAGLKALISSGQGGRSKIDGWSDGGLYLGDGRDLTSNSASDSSVSTTRDISSDISVRFNPNTSSMSLRPENSFHPERTHIASDSTNMQIKGSGSDFLRVSVSSAPSTSSHGSAPDDYDALGDVYIWGEVICDSVVNAVADKDANYWSSRDDVLLPRPLESNVVLDVHHVACGVKHAALVTRQGEIFTWGEESGGRLGHGVGKDVIQPHLVESLAVTSVGFVACGEFHTCAVTMAGELYTWGDGTHNAGLLGHGTDVSHWIPKRISGPLEGLQVATVTCGPWHTALITSTGQLFTFGDGTFGVLGHGDRENVPYPREVESLSGLRTIAVACGVWHTAAIVEVIVTQSTVSVSSGKLFTWGDGDKSRLGHGDKEPRFNPACVQALIDYNFHKVACGHSLTVGLTTAGNIFTMGSAVYGQLGNPFADGKIPCHVEDKLSGEFVEEIACGAYHVAALTSRNEVYTWGKGANGRLGHGDVEDRKIPTLVEGLKDRHVKYIACGSNYTSAICLHKWVSGAEESQCSACRQAFGFTRKRHNCYNCGLVHCHSCSSRKALRAALAPNPGKPYRVCDSCFAKMNKVLEAGNSRRKSVPRLSGENKDRLDKAEIRLSKSASPSNIDLIKQLDIKAAKQGKKAETFSLVRSTQAPSLLQLKDVLSTAVDLRWTVPKPIRTPSGVSSRSVSPFSRKSSPPRSATPIPTSGLSFSKNVIDSLKKTNELLNQEMLTLRGQVETLRKRCELQESELQKSTKKAQEAMALAAEESAKSEAAKEVIKSLTGQLKDMAERLPPVVYDTENTKPAYLPNGLERNGVHYPDANGLGHLRSDSIGGYFLASPTALDSATINGTQSPAQLLRETTGANGRDGHSDTQLLKGTAGLQSGDSSVSEAVDERESGPFRDGENGNKSRNSALVGNGYQSEAEWIEQYEPGVYITLVALQDGTRDLKRVRFRFLLQVFHCLISVL is encoded by the exons ATGGCAGATCTTGTTAGCTACGGCAATGCCCAACGCGAAATCCACCAG GGATTAATAGCTTTGAAGAAGGGTGCTCAGCTTCTGAAATATGGCCGCAAAGGAAGGCCAAAGTTTTGTCCTTTTAGAATTTCTAAT GATGAAACATCTTTAATCTGGATTACGAGCAACGGTGAAAGAAGTTTGAAGTTGGCTGCAATCTCTAAAATTATTCCTGGACAAAGAACT GCTGTTTTCCAGCGGTATCTCCGTCCTGAGAAGGATTATTTATCCTTTTCTCTTATTTACAACAACGGGAAAAGGTCACTTGATCTG ATCTGCAAGGACAAAGTTGAGGCGGAGGTGTGGATTGCAGGCCTCAAAGCATTAATATCTTCTGGTCAGGGTGGGCGTTCCAAAATTGATGGTTGGAGTGATGGAGGCCTCTATCTTGGT GATGGCAGAGACCTGACATCAAATAGTGCAAGTGACAGTTCTGTTAGCACTACTCGAGATATTAGTTCTGATATTTCTGTCAGATTTAACCCGAACACTTCTTCAATGAGTTTACGACCTGAGAATTCTTTTCATCCTGAAAGGACACATATAGCATCTGACAGCACAAATATGCAAATAAAAGGGTCTGGATCAGATTTTCTTCGTGTAAGTGTTTCTAGTGCACCAAGTACTTCAAGTCATGGTTCTGCACCAGATGATTATGATGCTTTAGGAGATGTGTATATATGGGGTGAGGTTATCTGTGATAGTGTTGTGAATGCTGTGGCTGATAAGGATGCCAATTATTGGAGCTCAAGAGATGATGTGCTTCTTCCCAGGCCTTTAGAGTCTAATGTAGTTTTAGATGTACATCATGTAGCTTGTGGGGTCAAGCATGCTGCCCTAGTGACAAGGCAGGGTGAAATTTTTACCTGGGGTGAAGAATCTGGAGGTCGACTCGGCCATGGTGTTGGGAAGGATGTCATTCAACCTCATCTTGTTGAGTCACTGGCTGTTACTAGTGTTGGTTTTGTTGCATGTGGAGAATTTCATACTTGTGCTGTTACAATGGCTGGAGAACTTTATACATGGGGAGATGGGACGCACAATGCTGGGCTTCTTGGTCATGGTACTGATGTCAGCCATTGGATACCGAAGAGAATTTCTGGTCCTCTTGAGGGACTTCAAGTTGCTACAGTAACTTGTGGTCCTTGGCATACGGCCTTGATAACGTCAACAGGACAGCTGTTTACTTTCGGGGATGGAACATTTGGTGTCTTGGGCCATGGGGACAGAGAAAATGTTCCATATCCAAGAGAAGTAGAGTCTCTTTCGGGATTGAGAACAATTGCTGTGGCATGTGGAGTGTGGCATACTGCTGCCATTGTTGAGGTTATTGTCACTCAGTCTACTGTTAGTGTTTCATCAGGAAAATTGTTCACATGGGGGGATGGGGACAAAAGTCGTCTTGGACATGGAGACAAGGAACCCCGGTTTAATCCCGCATGCGTTCAAGCACTAATTGATTACAATTTCCACAAAGTTGCTTGTGGGCATAGCTTAACAGTTGGTTTGACTACAGCAGGGAATATTTTTACAATGGGGAGTGCTGTGTATGGTCAACTTGGTAATCCTTTTGCTGATGGAAAGATACCATGTCATGTAGAAGACAAGCTTTCAGGGGAATTTGTTGAAGAAATTGCCTGTGGTGCATATCACGTAGCAGCTCTAACATCCAGGAATGAAGTCTATACATGGGGGAAAGGAGCTAATGGTAGGTTGGGCCATGGAGATGTTGAAGATCGAAAAATTCCTACTCTGGTTGAGGGTTTGAAGGATAGACATGTGAAGTACATTGCTTGTGGTTCTAATTATACTTCCGCTATATGTCTCCATAAATGGGTTTCTGGTGCTGAGGAATCTCAATGCTCGGCTTGTAGACAGGCTTTTGGGTTCACCAGAAAAAGGCATAATTGCTATAACTGTGGGCTTGTGCACTGCCATTCCTGCAGTTCAAGGAAAGCACTAAGAGCAGCTTTGGCTCCTAATCCTGGGAAACCTTACCGTGTTTGTGATTCCTGTTTTGCTAAAATGAACAAGGTTTTAGAAGCTGGTAATAGTAGGAGGAAATCTGTACCTCGCCTTTCTGGTGAGAACAAGGACAGGTTGGATAAGGCTGAAATAAGATTATCTAAATCTGCATCTCCTTCGAATATAGACTTAATTAAGCAGTTAGATATCAAAGCAGCCAAACAAGGGAAAAAGGCTGAAACATTTTCCTTGGTTCGTTCTACTCAAGCACCTTCGTTGTTACAATTGAAAGACGTTTTATCTACTGCTGTAGATTTACGATGGACAGTCCCCAAACCAATTCGTACTCCATCGGGAGTGAGTTCCAGATCTGTTTCACCTTTCTCAAGGAAATCTAGCCCTCCACGTTCAGCTACCCCCATTCCAACATCTGGACTTTCTTTCTCAAAAAATGTCATAGATAGTTTGAAAAAGACAAATGAACTTTTGAACCAAGAAATGCTTACGTTGCGTGGACAG GTTGAGACCCTGAGAAAGAGATGTGAGCTCCAAGAATCAGAGCTTCAAAAATCAACTAAGAAAGCTCAGGAAGCTATGGCACTGGCTGCAGAGGAGTCTGCAAAATCTGAAGCTGCTAAGGAAGTTATAAAGTCGCTAACAGGACAG CTCAAGGATATGGCTGAGAGGTTGCCACCTGTAGTTTATGACACTGAGAACACAAAACCAGCATACTTGCCAAATGGCTTGGAGCGGAATGGCGTACACTATCCAGATGCAAATGGGTTGGGACATTTGAGATCTGATTCAATTGGTGGCTATTTCCTTGCTTCCCCAACCGCACTTGATTCTGCCACTATCAATGGCACTCAGAGCCCTGCCCAATTACTTAGGGAAACGACTGGAGCCAATGGTAGAGATGGCCATTCAGATACTCAACTGCTGAAAGGTACTGCAGGTTTGCAGTCTGGTGACAGCAGTGTGTCAGAGGCTGTTGATGAAAGAGAATCTGGGCCTTTCAGAGATGGCGAAAATGGCAACAAATCTAGAAATTCTGCATTGGTTGGGAATGGCTATCAATCGGAGGCTGAGTGGATTGAGCAGTATGAGCCTGGAGTTTACATAACTCTTGTAGCACTGCAGGATGGAACTAGGGATCTTAAACGTGTGCGCTTCAg GTTTTTATTGCAGGTTTTTCATTGTCTCATTAGCGTTTTGTGA